Proteins from a genomic interval of Pseudomonas silesiensis:
- a CDS encoding type II toxin-antitoxin system RelB/DinJ family antitoxin produces MASINIRIDDDLKQRSFAELEKLGVTPSELLRQTLQYVAERGKLPFKAALLSEEDEALIAVVTERLAAPQRVKVSLDDL; encoded by the coding sequence ATGGCTTCTATCAACATTCGCATTGACGATGACCTGAAGCAGCGTTCATTTGCCGAGCTGGAAAAACTCGGCGTAACGCCCTCCGAGCTTCTGCGCCAAACACTCCAATACGTCGCCGAACGAGGCAAATTGCCTTTCAAGGCAGCATTACTTAGCGAAGAGGATGAAGCCCTCATTGCAGTGGTCACCGAGCGCCTTGCCGCCCCTCAGCGAGTCAAGGTTAGCCTGGATGACCTATAG
- a CDS encoding YfaP family protein codes for MKLRYPQGLLFLFACCVLPMTIAADSAVKLDTPVGGWRTGAPEGEGENFRQVVNYPASSVNTPVGQANTARITGQIKATPKPDEPGRLIVNGVSMPLKIDPAGRFDRPFSFPNGSNSVEVRSADGQQRHRTQFLNTSGGATAAKLRVLLAWDSDGTDLDLHLITPDGAHIWYGDRVVPNGAALDVDVTTGYGPEIFAMPAPIKGQYLVYVNYFGGGYRSDEQGQEEAVQPLTTAQVTVITEEGTPDEKMETFLVPMRAVGELTLVKGFSYP; via the coding sequence ATGAAACTCCGTTATCCACAGGGCTTGCTGTTCCTTTTCGCCTGTTGCGTATTGCCGATGACGATCGCCGCCGATAGCGCAGTCAAACTCGACACTCCGGTGGGTGGCTGGCGTACCGGAGCACCTGAAGGTGAAGGCGAAAATTTCCGCCAGGTCGTCAACTACCCCGCGTCCTCGGTGAACACCCCGGTCGGGCAGGCCAACACCGCACGCATCACCGGCCAGATCAAGGCCACGCCCAAGCCCGATGAGCCCGGCCGGTTGATTGTCAATGGCGTCAGCATGCCGCTGAAAATCGATCCCGCTGGCCGCTTTGATCGACCGTTCTCATTCCCCAACGGCAGCAACAGCGTCGAAGTGCGCAGCGCCGATGGCCAGCAACGCCACCGCACGCAGTTCCTCAACACCAGCGGCGGCGCCACCGCGGCCAAATTGCGGGTGCTGCTGGCATGGGACAGCGATGGCACGGATCTGGATCTGCACCTGATAACCCCGGATGGCGCGCACATCTGGTACGGCGATCGCGTCGTCCCCAACGGTGCGGCGCTCGATGTCGACGTGACGACAGGCTACGGCCCGGAAATCTTTGCCATGCCGGCGCCGATCAAAGGTCAGTACCTCGTTTACGTGAACTATTTCGGGGGCGGGTACCGGAGTGATGAACAGGGGCAGGAGGAGGCGGTTCAACCGCTGACGACGGCGCAGGTGACGGTGATTACGGAGGAGGGGACGCCGGACGAGAAGATGGAGACGTTCCTGGTGCCGATGCGGGCGGTGGGGGAGTTGACGTTGGTTAAGGGGTTTAGTTATCCGTGA
- a CDS encoding type II toxin-antitoxin system RelE family toxin, which produces MTYSLEFDRRALKEWNKLGGTLRQQFKKKLVEVLKNPRVEANRLRNLPDCYKIKLRSAGYRLIYQVIDQEVVVFVIAIGKREGEAAYQDAQDRISQQPAD; this is translated from the coding sequence ATGACCTATAGCCTCGAATTTGATCGTCGCGCATTGAAAGAGTGGAACAAACTGGGCGGCACCTTGCGCCAGCAGTTCAAAAAGAAGCTTGTTGAGGTGTTGAAAAACCCTCGCGTTGAAGCCAACCGACTTCGTAATTTGCCAGATTGCTACAAGATAAAGCTACGCAGTGCCGGCTATCGGCTGATCTATCAAGTGATTGATCAAGAGGTTGTGGTGTTTGTGATCGCCATTGGAAAGCGAGAAGGTGAAGCCGCTTATCAAGATGCTCAGGACCGAATCAGTCAGCAACCTGCTGACTGA
- a CDS encoding alpha-2-macroglobulin family protein, producing the protein MIGIRMLRFLPLLLVLVLPFSTVYAEDTVEPSGYTPVAGESFFLLADSSFASDEQVMVRLEAPGRDYRRFRMEPYGGADIRVYRIDKPLDFLKRQKNLHRVVSDGQFKGEGLSNTLAYLWDNWYRKSRRVMQRAFSYESRKQVTEEVPELKMGTAIASPTPYDAQPQFALIPGLPVISQFRYPLWQAKSIQPPAGVNLAGSSSEFVSVAPGNVYIPLGNLKPGLYLVEALIGKYRATTMVFVSNTVAVSKIAGDELVVWAAHKHQGSSVPKVNVLWTDGLGVMSSGATDADGLLRLKHVSPERSFVIGEDEEGGVFVAENFYYDSEIYDTKLYAFTDRPLYRPGDWVSLKIVGREFKNARDSVQPSAADVNLTVLDATGTALQNLALKLDSKAGTQGRFQLPDNAVAGGYELRFSYKDQAYSSAFRVAEYIKPHFEISLNLAKQDYRTGEPVKGSLVLLYPDGKPVANAKLSLSLRAQQLSMVDNELQYLGQFPVELTSTELTTDAKGNATLDLPAAEKPSRYMLTVFASDGAAYRVKTTKEILIDRGAANFSLRAPQRFSAVGEKVAFSYLNEGGSEQSKAVIPSSYGWVRLEDQSAGEGKLAAADKGFTLAFERPGTYNLTLKDDHGRVVGATGHSVTGDGVKAVPGTVEIVLDKPEYKAGDGALALITFPEPVSDALLSLERDNVEATALLSKGGDWLQLEKLSETQYRARIPVKDSFAPNLTFSVLYTKGGQYSFQNAGIKVVAPQIDVAIATDKESYQPGDTVSIDLTTQFAGKPIPAHLTVSVVDEMVYALQPEVAPSIDQFFYHPRRNNVRTSASLSFISYDVALPGSPGAPGKANRSERGVKVLERPRREDVDTAAWQPELMTDANGKTRFTFKMPDSLTRWRITARAIADDGRVGQKKQFVHSEKPLYLKWSGPTRFRSGDKPELGVFAFSQAKKPVAAELVIHDGGTEQRVPVTLNNGINYIPLPTFALANGEWTAELVQDGKTADALSVRLTATGEGWQVTQSQSLDVASGDTPLTLPADATDIRLRLDDSAQALFRSALDDLLSYPYGGVEQTASRLLPLSIAYPTLSSNPRIRDRLRLIMQNSRLRLVQMAGPSASFTWWGMEGEPDAFLTAYAYYADWHASKALGLSLPPEHWQRVLEVYAKQAKNTPLLQRALIVSFAKQMQLPVNTLLSGLMDDLANAGEGNAANQMDDGEDSIVMSDPDSALGLASARVLTASLARQAKVDAPEAFTRQLADAQQRVEVSSQPFAEALNLSLQGFDQAHAQALLQRLLPQQSTLERALALVWLQRSIEQASPAVALTPGEGWKQAQGATGEVYWAWQGASAVPGALSLAGAQERPLRAALSYQTRQPAVEPMAVTITRRLSRLVPGDEAFTFKLEAVGNKPLASDSLYLDEVIITSKAAQPLRYGMLEVPLPPGADVERTTWGIKLMDKAGTEPTALEKARFEPGQMAYAIPVDALSGELRLRHLVRFSQKGQFNLPPVRFTQVYAPQHQAQEQKPALGQVTVH; encoded by the coding sequence ATGATCGGTATCCGCATGCTGCGTTTTTTGCCTCTGCTGTTGGTATTGGTGCTGCCGTTTTCGACGGTGTATGCCGAAGACACCGTCGAGCCGAGCGGCTATACGCCAGTGGCCGGTGAAAGTTTTTTCCTGCTGGCCGACAGCAGCTTCGCCAGCGATGAACAGGTGATGGTGCGCCTCGAAGCGCCGGGCCGTGACTATCGCCGGTTCCGCATGGAGCCTTACGGCGGCGCCGACATTCGCGTGTATCGGATCGACAAGCCGCTGGATTTCCTCAAGCGCCAGAAGAACCTCCACCGGGTGGTCAGTGACGGCCAGTTCAAGGGCGAAGGCCTGTCGAATACCCTCGCGTACCTGTGGGACAACTGGTACCGCAAATCCCGTCGGGTGATGCAACGGGCGTTTTCCTACGAGTCGCGTAAACAAGTCACCGAAGAAGTGCCGGAATTGAAGATGGGTACTGCCATCGCCTCGCCAACGCCCTACGATGCGCAGCCGCAATTTGCGCTGATTCCGGGTTTACCGGTGATTAGCCAATTTCGTTATCCACTGTGGCAAGCCAAATCGATCCAGCCCCCTGCCGGGGTGAACCTGGCCGGTTCTTCCAGCGAGTTCGTCAGTGTGGCACCGGGAAACGTGTACATCCCGTTGGGCAACCTGAAGCCGGGTCTGTATCTGGTGGAAGCCCTGATCGGCAAGTACCGCGCGACCACCATGGTCTTCGTCTCCAACACCGTGGCGGTGAGCAAGATAGCCGGTGATGAACTGGTGGTCTGGGCTGCGCACAAACACCAAGGCAGTTCAGTACCGAAGGTCAATGTGCTGTGGACCGATGGCCTGGGCGTGATGAGCAGTGGCGCCACCGATGCCGATGGTTTGCTGCGGTTGAAACACGTCAGCCCGGAACGCTCGTTCGTGATTGGCGAGGACGAGGAGGGTGGGGTGTTCGTCGCTGAAAACTTCTACTACGACAGCGAAATCTATGACACCAAACTCTATGCGTTCACTGACCGGCCGCTGTATCGGCCGGGGGATTGGGTGTCGCTGAAAATCGTCGGTCGCGAATTCAAGAATGCTCGCGACTCGGTGCAGCCGAGTGCCGCCGACGTCAACCTCACCGTGCTCGATGCCACCGGTACAGCACTGCAAAACCTGGCGCTGAAACTCGATTCCAAGGCTGGGACCCAAGGGCGCTTCCAGTTGCCGGACAACGCCGTGGCGGGCGGTTATGAATTGCGTTTCAGCTACAAGGATCAGGCCTACAGCAGCGCCTTCCGCGTTGCCGAATACATCAAGCCACACTTCGAAATTTCCTTGAATCTGGCCAAGCAGGATTACCGCACCGGCGAACCGGTCAAGGGTAGTCTGGTGTTGCTGTACCCGGACGGTAAACCCGTGGCCAATGCCAAATTGAGCCTGAGCCTGCGCGCCCAGCAACTGTCGATGGTCGACAACGAGCTGCAGTATCTCGGGCAATTCCCGGTGGAGTTGACCAGTACCGAACTGACCACCGATGCCAAAGGCAACGCGACCCTCGACCTGCCGGCCGCCGAGAAGCCGAGCCGCTATATGCTCACCGTGTTTGCCAGCGATGGCGCGGCGTACCGGGTCAAGACCACCAAGGAAATCCTCATCGACCGCGGCGCCGCGAATTTCAGTTTGCGCGCTCCCCAGCGATTCAGCGCGGTGGGCGAGAAGGTTGCGTTCAGTTATCTGAATGAAGGTGGCAGCGAACAGAGCAAGGCCGTCATACCGAGCAGTTATGGGTGGGTGCGGCTGGAAGACCAGAGCGCCGGCGAGGGCAAACTGGCCGCCGCCGATAAAGGTTTCACCCTGGCGTTTGAGCGACCGGGCACTTACAACCTGACCTTGAAGGATGACCATGGCCGTGTCGTTGGCGCGACCGGTCATTCGGTCACCGGCGATGGCGTCAAGGCCGTGCCGGGCACCGTAGAAATCGTCCTCGATAAACCGGAGTACAAGGCCGGCGATGGAGCGCTGGCTCTGATCACTTTCCCCGAGCCGGTCAGCGATGCATTGCTGTCGCTGGAGCGGGACAATGTCGAGGCCACCGCGCTGCTGTCAAAGGGCGGCGACTGGCTGCAGTTGGAAAAACTCAGCGAGACGCAATACCGCGCGCGGATCCCGGTGAAAGACAGTTTCGCGCCAAACCTGACTTTCTCTGTGCTCTACACCAAGGGCGGTCAGTACAGTTTTCAGAACGCCGGCATCAAGGTTGTTGCGCCGCAAATCGACGTAGCGATCGCCACCGACAAAGAGTCGTATCAACCTGGCGACACGGTGTCTATCGACCTCACGACTCAATTCGCCGGCAAGCCGATCCCGGCGCACCTGACGGTCAGCGTGGTGGATGAAATGGTCTACGCATTGCAACCGGAAGTTGCACCGAGCATCGACCAGTTCTTCTATCACCCGCGCCGCAATAACGTGCGAACCAGTGCCAGTCTGTCGTTCATCAGCTATGACGTGGCACTGCCGGGCAGCCCGGGAGCACCGGGCAAAGCCAACCGCAGCGAGCGTGGGGTGAAAGTGCTGGAGCGACCGCGTCGCGAAGACGTCGACACCGCCGCCTGGCAGCCGGAATTGATGACCGATGCCAATGGCAAGACCCGCTTCACCTTCAAGATGCCGGACTCCTTGACCCGCTGGCGCATCACCGCCCGGGCCATCGCCGATGATGGTCGGGTCGGGCAGAAGAAACAGTTCGTCCATTCGGAAAAACCGCTGTACCTGAAGTGGAGCGGGCCAACTCGATTCCGCAGTGGCGACAAACCGGAGCTCGGTGTGTTCGCCTTCAGCCAGGCCAAGAAACCGGTAGCGGCTGAGCTGGTGATCCATGACGGCGGCACTGAACAGCGTGTTCCGGTGACGTTGAATAACGGCATCAATTACATCCCGCTGCCCACATTCGCATTGGCCAACGGTGAGTGGACCGCCGAGTTGGTGCAAGACGGCAAAACCGCTGATGCCTTGAGCGTGCGCCTGACCGCGACCGGTGAAGGTTGGCAGGTCACTCAAAGCCAGAGCCTGGACGTAGCCAGCGGTGATACGCCGCTGACCTTGCCGGCGGACGCGACGGATATTCGCCTGCGCCTGGATGACAGTGCGCAAGCGCTGTTCCGTTCGGCACTGGATGATCTGCTGAGTTACCCCTACGGCGGCGTGGAACAGACCGCCAGCCGATTGCTGCCATTGAGCATCGCCTATCCGACCCTGTCGTCTAACCCGCGGATCCGCGATCGCTTGCGCCTGATCATGCAGAACAGCCGCCTGCGCCTGGTGCAAATGGCCGGGCCGTCGGCGAGCTTCACCTGGTGGGGCATGGAGGGTGAGCCGGATGCGTTTCTTACCGCTTACGCCTACTACGCCGACTGGCACGCCAGCAAGGCGTTGGGGTTGAGCCTGCCACCGGAGCATTGGCAGCGGGTGCTGGAGGTCTATGCGAAACAGGCGAAGAACACGCCGCTGTTGCAGCGGGCGCTGATTGTGTCGTTCGCCAAACAGATGCAATTGCCGGTGAACACCTTGCTCAGTGGCTTGATGGATGACCTGGCGAACGCCGGCGAGGGTAATGCCGCAAACCAGATGGACGATGGCGAAGACAGCATCGTCATGAGCGATCCGGATTCTGCGTTGGGGTTGGCCAGTGCTCGCGTGTTGACCGCGTCTTTGGCTCGCCAGGCGAAGGTCGATGCGCCAGAGGCTTTCACTCGGCAACTGGCGGATGCGCAGCAGCGCGTGGAAGTCAGTTCCCAGCCGTTTGCTGAAGCGTTGAATCTGTCGCTGCAAGGCTTCGATCAGGCTCACGCTCAAGCACTGCTGCAGCGTTTGCTGCCACAGCAATCGACACTGGAGCGTGCGTTGGCGCTGGTCTGGCTGCAACGCAGCATCGAACAGGCATCGCCCGCCGTCGCACTGACGCCGGGTGAAGGCTGGAAGCAGGCGCAGGGGGCGACCGGTGAAGTTTACTGGGCGTGGCAGGGGGCTTCGGCCGTGCCTGGGGCTCTGTCCCTGGCTGGCGCGCAAGAGCGTCCGCTGCGGGCCGCATTGAGTTATCAGACCCGGCAACCTGCAGTCGAGCCGATGGCCGTGACCATCACCCGTCGCCTGTCCCGTCTGGTACCGGGTGACGAAGCCTTTACCTTCAAACTGGAAGCGGTCGGCAACAAGCCGTTGGCCAGCGACAGCCTCTACCTGGACGAAGTGATCATCACCAGCAAAGCCGCGCAACCGCTGCGCTATGGCATGCTCGAAGTGCCGCTGCCACCGGGTGCGGACGTCGAGCGCACCACCTGGGGCATCAAACTCATGGACAAGGCCGGCACCGAGCCGACGGCGTTGGAAAAAGCACGTTTCGAGCCGGGGCAAATGGCCTACGCCATTCCAGTCGACGCCTTGAGCGGCGAATTGCGCCTGCGTCACTTGGTGCGCTTCTCGCAAAAAGGTCAGTTCAACCTGCCGCCGGTTCGCTTCACCCAGGTCTATGCGCCGCAGCATCAGGCCCAGGAACAAAAGCCGGCACTGGGCCAGGTCACGGTCCACTGA
- a CDS encoding helicase-related protein — protein MELIDNINTLLGESLKGTIKPGSKLKIAASCFSIYAYVALKKELESIDSLEFIFTSPTFVPNEVSDKIKKEQREFYIPKAERERSLTGSEFEIQLKNQLTQKAIARECADWIRRKATFRSNRAQAPMQPFIGAQAEAGDAVFMPVQGFTAVDLGYQKGDALSNIVSRFDEPAHTGMFLNLFEQIWSDSEKLEDVTGRLCDHIASVYQENPPERIYFLMLYNIFREFLEDVNEDVLPNDRTGYQDSLIWQKLFNFQRDAATGLINKLETYSGCILADSVGLGKTFTALAVIKYYELRNKSVLVLCPKKLSDNWRNYNQNLKTNIFAKDRFNYDVLCHTDLTRTRGESLGIPLDRVNWGNYDLVVIDESHNFRNNDVYKDKETRYQRLMNQVIRQGVKTKVLMLSATPVNNRFSDLRNQLALAYEGESDNLSKKLRTEKDIDGIFRRAQAAFNVWTGLPPEKRTAAAILNTLDFDFFELLDSVTIARSRRHIETFYNTADIGSFPERRKPLSFHCPLTPRGDVIGFNEIFNRLSLLKLAVYAPVSYILPSRLKKYEEMYDTEVEGGKGKLKQVDRERSLQALMTTNLLKRLESSVESFRLTLKNLQNTHRSALDKIATFKKTGLASDFADVTAAFEDTDFDDDNLPLPGDITIGKKIQISLEDMDVPSWEQDLQGDLIFIEELLAEMAKVTPADDAKLQHLKTQITSKLASPINPGNRKVLIFTAFADTANYLYDNLAEYLLSTHKVHSGKVTGSDVPKSTLGTMPGSRQTYDFQGLLTLFSPRSKEKAVIYPDEAREIDILIGTDCISEGQNLQDCDYLINYDIHWNPVRIIQRFGRVDRIGSQNTSIQLVNYWPDISLDEYINLKERVENRMMIADVTATGDDNVLNAQANDVAYRKEQLRRLQDEVIEMEDIKTGVSITDLGLNDFRMDLLNYIKANGDLDNIPNGLHTVVPAEQELGLVPGVIFTLRNRKHGFSLNQQNRLHPFYLIYISLEGQIISDQTEAKRLLDLARSACKGHSQPIRDAYQLFNQATEDGRNMRAYSNLLDQAIRSMIDLKEEKDIDSLFSGGKTTALVDTISGLDDFELITFIVIQGTA, from the coding sequence ATGGAACTGATCGACAACATCAATACCCTGCTTGGTGAAAGCCTAAAAGGTACGATTAAGCCGGGTTCGAAGCTGAAGATCGCTGCTTCGTGCTTTTCGATCTACGCCTACGTGGCGCTGAAGAAGGAGCTGGAGAGCATAGACTCCTTGGAGTTCATCTTCACCTCGCCGACCTTCGTCCCCAATGAGGTCAGCGACAAGATCAAGAAGGAGCAGCGCGAGTTCTATATCCCCAAGGCGGAGCGCGAGCGCAGCCTGACTGGTAGTGAGTTTGAGATCCAGTTGAAGAATCAACTTACTCAAAAAGCCATCGCCAGGGAGTGTGCAGACTGGATACGCCGTAAGGCTACCTTCCGTTCCAACCGTGCTCAGGCTCCGATGCAGCCCTTTATCGGTGCACAGGCTGAGGCGGGCGACGCCGTATTTATGCCCGTTCAGGGATTTACAGCTGTCGATCTGGGCTACCAGAAAGGTGATGCGCTCTCAAACATCGTTTCCCGTTTCGATGAACCAGCCCACACGGGCATGTTCCTCAACTTGTTCGAGCAAATTTGGAGCGACTCGGAAAAACTTGAAGATGTGACTGGTCGACTCTGCGACCACATCGCATCGGTCTACCAGGAGAACCCCCCAGAGCGAATCTATTTTCTAATGCTCTACAACATCTTCCGCGAGTTTCTGGAAGACGTAAATGAGGACGTCCTACCCAATGACCGCACCGGCTATCAGGACAGTCTGATTTGGCAAAAGCTGTTCAACTTTCAGCGCGACGCGGCCACCGGACTGATCAATAAACTGGAAACCTACAGCGGCTGCATCCTGGCGGACAGCGTGGGCCTGGGTAAAACCTTCACCGCATTGGCGGTGATCAAGTATTACGAGCTGCGCAACAAGTCGGTTTTGGTGCTCTGCCCTAAGAAGCTCTCCGACAACTGGCGCAACTACAACCAGAACCTTAAGACCAACATTTTTGCCAAGGATCGCTTCAACTACGACGTGCTCTGTCACACCGATCTGACTCGTACCCGTGGTGAGTCACTGGGCATTCCGCTGGATCGCGTCAATTGGGGTAACTACGACCTAGTTGTGATCGATGAGTCGCACAATTTCCGTAACAACGACGTCTATAAAGACAAAGAGACCCGTTACCAGCGGCTGATGAATCAGGTCATTCGTCAAGGTGTGAAAACCAAAGTGCTGATGCTTTCGGCCACCCCGGTCAACAACCGTTTTAGTGACTTGCGAAACCAGTTGGCCTTGGCCTACGAGGGCGAGAGCGACAACCTTAGTAAGAAGCTTCGCACTGAAAAGGACATCGACGGTATTTTCCGTCGCGCCCAGGCAGCCTTTAATGTGTGGACCGGTCTGCCACCCGAAAAACGTACTGCAGCTGCGATTCTCAATACCCTTGATTTCGACTTCTTCGAACTGCTCGACAGCGTCACCATTGCCCGATCGCGCCGGCATATCGAGACCTTCTACAACACCGCCGACATCGGCAGTTTTCCTGAGCGCCGCAAGCCCCTATCGTTTCATTGCCCGTTGACTCCGCGTGGTGACGTCATCGGCTTCAACGAAATCTTCAACCGGTTGTCGCTGCTTAAGCTCGCCGTGTACGCACCGGTTAGCTATATCCTGCCCAGTCGGTTGAAAAAATACGAAGAGATGTACGACACCGAAGTGGAGGGAGGTAAAGGCAAGCTCAAACAGGTTGACCGTGAGAGAAGCCTGCAAGCGCTGATGACTACCAACCTGCTAAAGCGGCTCGAGAGCTCGGTCGAGTCTTTCCGTCTGACCCTGAAAAATCTGCAAAACACGCATCGGAGCGCGCTGGATAAAATCGCCACTTTCAAGAAAACCGGCCTTGCCAGTGACTTCGCCGACGTTACCGCGGCCTTTGAAGATACCGATTTTGACGACGATAATTTACCTTTGCCCGGCGACATTACCATCGGTAAGAAGATTCAGATCAGCTTGGAAGACATGGACGTGCCGTCTTGGGAGCAAGACCTGCAAGGTGACCTGATCTTCATTGAAGAGTTGTTGGCTGAAATGGCCAAAGTCACACCAGCCGACGACGCCAAACTGCAGCACCTGAAAACCCAGATCACCAGCAAGCTGGCATCACCGATCAATCCTGGAAATCGCAAGGTGCTGATTTTTACCGCCTTCGCCGATACCGCCAATTACCTTTACGACAACCTGGCTGAGTACCTGCTGAGCACTCACAAGGTACATTCTGGCAAGGTCACCGGCAGCGATGTGCCCAAGTCCACCCTTGGCACTATGCCGGGCAGTCGCCAGACTTACGACTTCCAGGGTTTGCTGACGCTGTTCTCGCCGCGTTCGAAAGAAAAAGCAGTGATTTATCCAGATGAGGCCCGTGAAATCGACATTCTCATCGGCACCGACTGCATCTCCGAAGGCCAGAACCTGCAAGACTGCGACTACTTGATCAACTATGACATTCACTGGAATCCGGTGCGCATCATCCAGCGCTTCGGTCGGGTAGATCGTATTGGTTCGCAGAATACCAGTATTCAGTTGGTCAACTACTGGCCAGACATAAGCCTTGACGAGTACATCAACCTCAAAGAGCGGGTTGAAAATCGCATGATGATTGCTGACGTTACCGCCACCGGTGACGACAACGTGCTCAACGCCCAGGCCAACGACGTGGCCTATCGCAAAGAGCAGCTGCGACGCTTGCAGGATGAAGTGATTGAGATGGAAGACATAAAGACCGGCGTCTCCATCACCGACCTCGGCCTCAACGATTTTCGCATGGACTTGCTCAATTACATCAAGGCAAATGGTGACCTTGATAACATTCCCAATGGTTTGCACACCGTCGTGCCGGCTGAGCAAGAGCTTGGATTAGTGCCCGGCGTAATTTTCACTTTGCGCAATCGCAAGCACGGTTTCAGCCTTAATCAACAGAATCGACTGCATCCCTTTTACCTGATCTATATCAGTCTTGAAGGGCAGATCATCAGTGATCAGACAGAAGCCAAGCGCCTGCTGGATCTGGCGCGTAGCGCTTGTAAGGGCCACAGTCAGCCGATTCGTGACGCCTATCAGTTGTTCAATCAAGCAACTGAAGACGGGCGTAACATGCGCGCCTACTCCAATCTGCTCGACCAAGCGATTCGCTCGATGATCGATTTGAAGGAAGAGAAGGACATCGATAGTCTGTTCAGCGGCGGTAAGACCACCGCGTTGGTCGACACCATCTCTGGGCTGGATGATTTCGAGCTTATTACTTTCATCGTCATTCAGGGCACGGCATGA
- a CDS encoding DUF2300 domain-containing protein, which translates to MTRSLVWMLLCLIPVLATAQDEPLRLGFKGELLSLSRTRVIAREPLSSGLETPLGSVWKLFVYGWLVDTGAREPAYECRGQSKEEVYCCTAGSKIERDQALVNSCGLYFEPGRLGISGVEWRQYWQARQAPEWLLDLPSLQPATRVPVTELLRALSMIPGQDQARRVLLDVVLNAADGNVVGELGGRLRVKTWSWLDDQDPASRQGGFAGWLADGTPVWAGGRGTSQMILRNYGAALSTVLPVEWPADAGRCVEVGLFSRYPVGRVLAGDRVVAPGHMQGDYRVEFANGNQLDIHSDGELFLTGDKLVARLDREEYVARVLQREARAEPAEAAKALAVAIRTYLLQNASRNGDCLSIDDSSNRQRVAPRPATAESRNIAAWTSDLVLAGSTVTYHSDQPGPNQLSWQQAVEQASTGQRYDAILLHAYPRASLSRWDNPVASCEALSAAQDWLQKQRRGWRQRLESETGYNEVSTFAVCRLTFGRPHVDRERQRIYVRGVLSLQDRLDLTHEYLHLAFEAHPNGQNEAYIEGLARHLLLE; encoded by the coding sequence ATGACCCGGTCCCTGGTCTGGATGCTGCTGTGCTTGATTCCTGTACTGGCGACTGCGCAGGACGAGCCGCTACGCCTGGGCTTCAAAGGTGAATTGCTCTCCTTGAGCCGGACTCGGGTGATCGCGCGCGAGCCATTGTCTTCCGGGCTGGAGACCCCGCTGGGCAGTGTGTGGAAGTTATTCGTCTACGGCTGGCTGGTGGATACCGGCGCGCGTGAACCGGCTTATGAATGTCGCGGGCAGTCGAAAGAGGAAGTTTATTGCTGCACGGCGGGCAGCAAGATCGAGCGCGATCAGGCACTGGTCAACTCGTGCGGGTTGTATTTCGAGCCTGGGCGCTTGGGCATTTCTGGCGTTGAGTGGCGCCAGTATTGGCAGGCGCGCCAAGCGCCTGAGTGGTTGCTGGACTTGCCGTCGTTGCAGCCTGCCACTCGGGTCCCAGTGACTGAATTGTTGCGGGCGCTGAGCATGATACCGGGACAGGATCAGGCACGCCGGGTGTTGTTGGACGTGGTCTTGAATGCCGCTGATGGCAATGTCGTGGGTGAACTTGGCGGCCGGCTGCGGGTGAAAACCTGGAGTTGGCTGGACGACCAGGACCCTGCGTCGCGCCAGGGTGGGTTTGCCGGGTGGTTGGCGGATGGAACGCCGGTCTGGGCAGGTGGCCGGGGGACCAGTCAGATGATCTTGCGAAATTATGGTGCAGCCTTGTCAACCGTGCTGCCGGTTGAGTGGCCAGCAGACGCCGGGCGTTGCGTCGAAGTCGGGCTGTTTTCGCGCTATCCGGTTGGACGCGTCCTGGCGGGGGATCGTGTTGTTGCGCCCGGTCACATGCAGGGCGATTATCGGGTCGAATTCGCCAACGGCAACCAACTCGATATCCACAGCGACGGCGAACTGTTTTTAACGGGCGACAAGCTGGTTGCCCGCCTGGACCGCGAAGAATACGTCGCTCGCGTCCTGCAGCGCGAAGCCAGGGCCGAACCCGCCGAAGCCGCTAAAGCCCTGGCCGTCGCCATCCGCACCTACCTCCTGCAAAACGCCAGCCGCAACGGCGACTGCCTGAGCATCGACGACAGCAGCAATCGCCAGCGTGTCGCCCCGCGCCCGGCCACCGCCGAGTCGCGCAATATCGCCGCCTGGACCAGCGACCTGGTCCTCGCCGGCAGCACCGTCACCTACCACTCCGACCAACCCGGCCCGAACCAACTCTCCTGGCAACAAGCCGTCGAACAAGCCAGTACCGGCCAACGCTACGACGCCATCCTGCTGCACGCCTATCCACGTGCCAGCCTCAGTCGCTGGGACAATCCCGTGGCCTCCTGCGAAGCACTCTCCGCCGCCCAGGACTGGCTACAAAAACAGCGCCGCGGCTGGCGCCAACGCCTGGAAAGCGAAACCGGCTACAACGAAGTCAGCACCTTCGCCGTCTGTCGCCTCACCTTCGGCCGGCCCCATGTCGACCGCGAACGCCAGCGCATCTACGTGCGCGGCGTGCTGTCACTGCAAGACCGTCTAGACCTGACCCACGAGTACCTGCACCTGGCCTTCGAAGCACACCCCAACGGCCAGAATGAAGCCTACATCGAAGGGCTCGCCCGCCACCTCTTGCTGGAATAG